A section of the Piliocolobus tephrosceles isolate RC106 chromosome 14, ASM277652v3, whole genome shotgun sequence genome encodes:
- the NMRK1 gene encoding nicotinamide riboside kinase 1 isoform X2 — protein sequence MKTFIVGISGVTNGGKTTLAKNLQKHLPNCSVISQDDFFKPESEIETDKNGFLQYDVLEALNMEKMMSVISCWMESATLSVVSTDRESAEEIPILIIEGFLLFNYKPLDTIWNRSYFLTIPYEECKRRRSTRVYEPPDSPGYFDGHVWPMYLKHRQEMQDITWEVVYLDGTKSEEDLFLQVYEDLIQELAKQKLTWQSRPEGLQVTA from the exons TGTGACAAACGGTGGGAAAACAACACTGGCTAAGAATTTGCAGAAACACCTCCCAAATTGCAGTGTCATATCTCAGGATGATTTTTTCAAG cCAGAGTCTGAGATAGAGACAGATAAAAATGGATTTTTGCAGTATGATG TGCTTGAAGCACTTAACATGGAAAAAATGATGTCAGTCATTTCCTGCTGGATGGAAAGCGCAACACTCTCTGTGGTATCAACAGACCGGGAAAGTGCTGAGGAAATTCCCATTTTAATCATCgaaggttttcttctttttaattataa GCCCCTTGACACTATATGGAATAGAAGCTATTTCCTGACTATTCCATATGAAGAATGtaaaaggaggaggag TACAAGGGTCTATGAGCCTCCAGACTCTCCGGGATACTTTGATGGCCACGTGTGGCCCATGTATCTAAAGCACAGACAAGAAATGCAAGACATCACATGGGAAGTTG TGTACCTAGATGGAACAAAATCTGAAGAGGACCTCTTTTTGCAAGTATATGAAGATCTAATACAAGAACTAGCAAAGCAAAAGT TAACCTGGCAAAGCCGTCCTGAAG GTTTGCAAGTAACAGCATAA
- the NMRK1 gene encoding nicotinamide riboside kinase 1 isoform X1, whose product MKTFIVGISGVTNGGKTTLAKNLQKHLPNCSVISQDDFFKPESEIETDKNGFLQYDVLEALNMEKMMSVISCWMESATLSVVSTDRESAEEIPILIIEGFLLFNYKPLDTIWNRSYFLTIPYEECKRRRSTRVYEPPDSPGYFDGHVWPMYLKHRQEMQDITWEVVYLDGTKSEEDLFLQVYEDLIQELAKQKCKYCANKVEGRGETARKIVHYRMLM is encoded by the exons TGTGACAAACGGTGGGAAAACAACACTGGCTAAGAATTTGCAGAAACACCTCCCAAATTGCAGTGTCATATCTCAGGATGATTTTTTCAAG cCAGAGTCTGAGATAGAGACAGATAAAAATGGATTTTTGCAGTATGATG TGCTTGAAGCACTTAACATGGAAAAAATGATGTCAGTCATTTCCTGCTGGATGGAAAGCGCAACACTCTCTGTGGTATCAACAGACCGGGAAAGTGCTGAGGAAATTCCCATTTTAATCATCgaaggttttcttctttttaattataa GCCCCTTGACACTATATGGAATAGAAGCTATTTCCTGACTATTCCATATGAAGAATGtaaaaggaggaggag TACAAGGGTCTATGAGCCTCCAGACTCTCCGGGATACTTTGATGGCCACGTGTGGCCCATGTATCTAAAGCACAGACAAGAAATGCAAGACATCACATGGGAAGTTG TGTACCTAGATGGAACAAAATCTGAAGAGGACCTCTTTTTGCAAGTATATGAAGATCTAATACAAGAACTAGCAAAGCAAAAGTGTAAGTATTGTGCTAACAAAGTGGAAGGTAGAGGAGAAACAGCCAGGAAAATAGTTCATTACAGAATGCTAATGTAG
- the NMRK1 gene encoding nicotinamide riboside kinase 1 isoform X3, translating into MKTFIVGISGVTNGGKTTLAKNLQKHLPNCSVISQDDFFKPESEIETDKNGFLQYDVLEALNMEKMMSVISCWMESATLSVVSTDRESAEEIPILIIEGFLLFNYKPLDTIWNRSYFLTIPYEECKRRRSTRVYEPPDSPGYFDGHVWPMYLKHRQEMQDITWEVVYLDGTKSEEDLFLQVYEDLIQELAKQKCLQVTA; encoded by the exons TGTGACAAACGGTGGGAAAACAACACTGGCTAAGAATTTGCAGAAACACCTCCCAAATTGCAGTGTCATATCTCAGGATGATTTTTTCAAG cCAGAGTCTGAGATAGAGACAGATAAAAATGGATTTTTGCAGTATGATG TGCTTGAAGCACTTAACATGGAAAAAATGATGTCAGTCATTTCCTGCTGGATGGAAAGCGCAACACTCTCTGTGGTATCAACAGACCGGGAAAGTGCTGAGGAAATTCCCATTTTAATCATCgaaggttttcttctttttaattataa GCCCCTTGACACTATATGGAATAGAAGCTATTTCCTGACTATTCCATATGAAGAATGtaaaaggaggaggag TACAAGGGTCTATGAGCCTCCAGACTCTCCGGGATACTTTGATGGCCACGTGTGGCCCATGTATCTAAAGCACAGACAAGAAATGCAAGACATCACATGGGAAGTTG TGTACCTAGATGGAACAAAATCTGAAGAGGACCTCTTTTTGCAAGTATATGAAGATCTAATACAAGAACTAGCAAAGCAAAAGT GTTTGCAAGTAACAGCATAA
- the NMRK1 gene encoding nicotinamide riboside kinase 1 isoform X5 — protein MKTFIVGISGVTNGGKTTLAKNLQKHLPNCSVISQDDFFKPESEIETDKNGFLQYDVLEALNMEKMMSVISCWMESATLSVVSTDRESAEEIPILIIEGFLLFNYNTRVYEPPDSPGYFDGHVWPMYLKHRQEMQDITWEVVYLDGTKSEEDLFLQVYEDLIQELAKQKCLQVTA, from the exons TGTGACAAACGGTGGGAAAACAACACTGGCTAAGAATTTGCAGAAACACCTCCCAAATTGCAGTGTCATATCTCAGGATGATTTTTTCAAG cCAGAGTCTGAGATAGAGACAGATAAAAATGGATTTTTGCAGTATGATG TGCTTGAAGCACTTAACATGGAAAAAATGATGTCAGTCATTTCCTGCTGGATGGAAAGCGCAACACTCTCTGTGGTATCAACAGACCGGGAAAGTGCTGAGGAAATTCCCATTTTAATCATCgaaggttttcttctttttaattataa TACAAGGGTCTATGAGCCTCCAGACTCTCCGGGATACTTTGATGGCCACGTGTGGCCCATGTATCTAAAGCACAGACAAGAAATGCAAGACATCACATGGGAAGTTG TGTACCTAGATGGAACAAAATCTGAAGAGGACCTCTTTTTGCAAGTATATGAAGATCTAATACAAGAACTAGCAAAGCAAAAGT GTTTGCAAGTAACAGCATAA
- the NMRK1 gene encoding nicotinamide riboside kinase 1 isoform X4, with translation MKTFIVGISGVTNGGKTTLAKNLQKHLPNCSVISQDDFFKPESEIETDKNGFLQYDVLEALNMEKMMSVISCWMESATLSVVSTDRESAEEIPILIIEGFLLFNYNTRVYEPPDSPGYFDGHVWPMYLKHRQEMQDITWEVVYLDGTKSEEDLFLQVYEDLIQELAKQKCKYCANKVEGRGETARKIVHYRMLM, from the exons TGTGACAAACGGTGGGAAAACAACACTGGCTAAGAATTTGCAGAAACACCTCCCAAATTGCAGTGTCATATCTCAGGATGATTTTTTCAAG cCAGAGTCTGAGATAGAGACAGATAAAAATGGATTTTTGCAGTATGATG TGCTTGAAGCACTTAACATGGAAAAAATGATGTCAGTCATTTCCTGCTGGATGGAAAGCGCAACACTCTCTGTGGTATCAACAGACCGGGAAAGTGCTGAGGAAATTCCCATTTTAATCATCgaaggttttcttctttttaattataa TACAAGGGTCTATGAGCCTCCAGACTCTCCGGGATACTTTGATGGCCACGTGTGGCCCATGTATCTAAAGCACAGACAAGAAATGCAAGACATCACATGGGAAGTTG TGTACCTAGATGGAACAAAATCTGAAGAGGACCTCTTTTTGCAAGTATATGAAGATCTAATACAAGAACTAGCAAAGCAAAAGTGTAAGTATTGTGCTAACAAAGTGGAAGGTAGAGGAGAAACAGCCAGGAAAATAGTTCATTACAGAATGCTAATGTAG